Genomic DNA from Maylandia zebra isolate NMK-2024a linkage group LG17, Mzebra_GT3a, whole genome shotgun sequence:
tcacctacctACTCACCGGAAGGTTGGTTGTTCGATACCTTACTCCacgctgcatgccaaatatccttggtcAAGATACAAACCCCATATTGGTCTCTGATGCAGCCATCGgactgtgaatgttagatagaaggTGCTTAGAGCCTAGAAAAAGTgcttgggtgaatgaggcaagttgtgtaaagcgctcaGAGTAGAAAGGCACTAATATaaaaaccagtccatttaccattttgtttttcttaagtcattcagaggtggacttgctgttgtgttttggatcattggcATGCTACAGAACCGTGCTTCAGCTTGAGGTCATGAACAGATAGccggacattctccttcaggagaTTTTGGTAGAAAGCAGAATTTATGGTTCCATTTACCACAGCAAGTCTTCCAGGTCCTGAGGAAAACAGACCccgaccatcacactaccaccaccccATTATACAGTTTGTATGATGCTCCTTTTCTGTAatgctgtgttacttttacGCCAGATGAAACGGGACTCAAACCTTTCTAAGAGGTAAACCTTTGTCAGTCAACAGagcattttctcaaaagtcttGGTGATCAGgaagatgttttctggcaaaactGGCATGAGCCATCATGTTCCTTTTGCTCAGCAGTGGTTTTTGCCATGCACACCATTTTTGcccagtttctttcttttcgtGGAGttatgaactctgaccttaactgagacaTGGGAAGTCTGCATGCAGGTTTGGGTatatttagaaactgcattttgtgtttgcttgtattatctaatatttaaaattttgtttatgtttatgttaaGCCTTAATTATAAAAGAGTCCCTTCTCCaacctgttctgtttttaagttgttaaatttaaacattattttgtgcTGATATTGCACGTCTTTTTTCAGAACCAAAGAGTTTTTGAAATCTGcataaaattgcattttaaattacttttggaATATTACTTGAAatactttatttgttttttttttaaagttcatcTAAAAGTTTAAACTAAAAGATCAGAATTGCTGAACTGCAAattattttgggtgcagtgcgttttttgcatacaggtgtaacagaatagctttagtgttttgtttctatttacattttcaaacaataaaaggaTATCTTATGCCAGTTAAGGAAAACTGGACTTGAGAGTACAAGTAGATCTGAATTAGATTCAGATCTACTTGTACTTTCTTATCCTctaattcttcttcttcaagCAGTAAGAAACTTGTACAGATGATCAAGATCATTTTCTGCAAGAAGTAATTCACACCAACACTAGATGGCGCACTCGAGCCATTAAAGAttcaagattctttatttgtcaaATGCAAAACGCAGTGAAATGTATCCTGACTCGCTCTTCGACTGTGCAAAAGGGGAGAGAAGAGCATTATATACATTAACGAATATATACAAGGGGGACATTATGTGCAGCAAGTAGGTGAATTATGTAcattaaatgaattaaataaacaaattaaataaaatccaCTAAATGCATCATGTTGCCACGTGTCTTTTACGTATAAAATCAGTAATTACGATCATTATAGCTGTGAACGTATGTTGGACATTTTTTaaggaataaaataatatataaataaataattatattatTTACAAACATTTGCATTCATAGACCAGGGTAAAACCTTTATTATATCACAATTCACTGTGTGAGCTGTTGAGTAAGTAAAGCATCAATAGGAGTGGAGACAAGGCTTAAATCCTCCAAGTATTAAAAACTTTCATACTTGGATGGAAAcataatatttaaaatgatgtttATCCAGTTACCTTTGAGTTCCATGAGTCAAAAGGGAAAAGAGAGAAGTCTGACAACAAAGCCACATATATTGACAAGTACGTATGTGTGGCTGGAAAGCTCTAATGAGTGACTGGATCTCAGTTAATCTAATGAACATTCATTGTTTAGCGTTTGGTTTTGGAGAAATCCCTACCTGCCATCAAACCCAGACTACAGGTACTGCCAGACAAGTtctttatgtgtaatgtgtgAACTGGATTTTCTCTCTGCTGAAAGACTTTTTGATCACTATGACttaaaaattaattttattgaataattatttaaatgagGATTTAAATGGAAACAGTTTGTACATACAAATGAgataaaaaggtgaaaaaatTTAGATGGAGCTCAAAATGTAACTTTCTCAGTTTATGTGGGACAAGCCACAGATTTCCACAGCCACAGTTACTGTATGTTCTGTCTTTTTATGTAGTATAATCTGTGACTCTAAATGTTTGTCCAAGTATTAAAGTTAATAGTGTTAACGGTTGTTCTGGTGCTACTGGCTCTTCTCTGAATCCCCAAAGATTGCAGCTCAAAGGCTTCCCCAAATTTACACTGATGTCTTTTGATTAATGGCTGGATGTCATgttggcttcctcccacactcCAAATGCATGTTGGGTTAATTGGCAGCCGTGTAAATGTGAACAAGAATGTTTGTGTCTCTACGTTAGCCCCGACCTTTCCAGGGTCTACCTAAGCTTCGGTCCCTTTGTGTGCCTGAAATAGATACGCTACTACAAAAAtggatggaaaaataaataaataaaatacaatattttacatttaaaaaatgcccCTCAATTTAGTTCATCATCCTTGCACGACTCCAGTATCATGTTTAGGACCTTTGATGAACTGGGTCATATTTCTTCTTTCAAAACAATTGAGCTAGCCTTTCACATGACAGCTAGATTATCCTCAGTTTTTAAAGGGGACACTTGCtgatataaatattttttattatttattttttttagctaatAACTCTTTCTTTATgtatgtcaaactgtgttatctttgggtttttttgtgttgattcagctaaagaaacaaaaagtaaTCCCTCCCTCTGTGCTCTTTCATAATAGCTCTGAGGGAGGGATTTGAGAAAAAACTATATATTTGCCCAACATTTTCAAGACAGTGGGGGTGATAGATTCTGCCTCTAActttctgtgcagtctgcaacaCAAGAACAGCAGCAGCGACCATGAAGtttcatgcttttgttttcatgctgcTCTTCCTCTGCACGTACCTGAGTCTGGCACAAGGTAAGTGAAACAGAATTGTCTGGTTTCAAATCACTACTTTAACATTTCcacttaaaaaatgtatttttaagagAATTCACAAAAGTTTAACCATGCAGCTCTTCATGGTATCTCAAAAGCATTTTCTGGACAAAGCAAATTACTGAAAATATGCACCTGAGTGCTTTTTTTTATGCCCTGTCTTCGTTTAACCACAGCTCCTGAAGCCACATCTCTTTGAAGCTGTGAGGACAATTTTTCAGTGAATGAGATTCTGTTCAAAGCCATTTATCACAACTTTAAATGTACATGTATTCACTCATCTTACTTTTACAGATCACTTAAATGTGGCAATCTGCAGAATTTTAAAAAGGACATAAGGACAGCTGTCACATgtacagaggacttaaataataaatgaagtTCTAAAAAAATTCTTAAACAAttgaataataaaagaaaagtaaagttggactaaaacaaaatcattttatTAAGTACTGTATGTTTATGTCTAAAATAATTGTTTCTTTGATGCAGCTGCAACATTCAAGGGAGGGACACAGACATTAATCATGAACCAGTAATGTGGGTATGATTTTGAAATGAGTACTACTTATCTGATTAAATACTATTGATACCTTTATACTGTAGTATTGCTACTTTGATTAAAGTAAAGATTCCTAAAGGATCCAAATACTTTTCATGTAAAACCAGCCCTTTCATGTTCAAgtgctttcactttttttcagtGCATGCTGTGAAATTATTTGCAGCTGCTGCCAAGTGCAACAGGTCTACAGACATCGTATTTTCTCAGCATTTGTGCAAGCTGGCTTTGTTCAGAGGAATTCTCAATCAGCAGCGTCAGTTCAGGCAGAGATGTTGAGGTTAAGGTAAAGTCagctaaaaacaacaataaaactaaGGAGAGGGGTGAGCGGTGAATTTGCTGAAATAGACCCTGAAAAAGATCCCCAAGTAAGGGGATGTGGGAATCTTCCTGGGCTGCTCTGGCAGACGTTCAGATCTGTTCAAATCATCAAAACGGTCAAATTCCAGTGGGCTGGTTTATTTGATCATAATTCTCTTTAACTTTCTCTCCAGGCTCGTATGCCAACTGCTGCCTCGGCTACGTTCGTGAgataaaaaagaagagaaacctTGTCAGTTACACTATGCAGGAAACAGATGGGGACTGCAACATCAGAGCTGTTTTGTGAGTATCAACTGTGAAGTCCTTCACTTTTGGCACATTTTGTCAAATTCCATCATAATGACTTGGCACAGACCGAGGAAGTGACTGATCCCCATTTATCCACAGATTTTTAATAACGATACTCATATGTGTAGGTTTAAGTGGAAGAAGAGGGAACAACCTGTGTGTGCCAATCCAAATGATCACTGGGTGCAGAGGGAGATGAGGAGGCTGGATTTAATGCGTAAGAAGTTACACAACATGCTCTTAAAATGGCATACACTTTCACAGGTTATGCACATGAATCATCATAACTCCTGCCTCTTTACAGATGGCTAAGCGAGAAAAGGAAGATCAGAGAGGACAGCGGATGCTTCAACGAACTGTCAGACATCGTATATCATCCTTTGGTCATGTGGACAGTTCACCAATACAGAAAAATACTGTATCCTAATCCTTTTAAAGGCTGAACCATAAATAACTGTCAGAaaattcaaattattttttgaCACCCATGTATATATCAGATAAGATACATTTGGCATTAAGACGTTAATGTTAGAACGGTTGTGGGGAAAATGAATGTATATAAAACATATATGATATTGTACTATTCAGCTTTGAATCGTGAGTGAATACAAAGTGCATCTCTGAGAGAAACAtacactttattttttcattatataCAACAGGTTTGCTAATTTTTGTATCAGCACTATAATTGTACTTTGTCTTTTTCTATTGCCAATAAAAAGCAAAACCATACAAAACTTCTGTTGTCCTACAAAAGTTTGTAATTAATCAGAAAAGCCTGGATCTGTTTTAAATATCTGATCCCTGTTCTGGTGTTTTCTAGAAGGCCCAGATGAGGTAAAGCAACCAGCCTTTGATTCAGTAATCTCTGATATATTCTTTTGGCAGCGATTTGAGCTGTTAATTGTCTATGTGCTacaactgtaaaatacattaaaCAAGGTATTTGTTCTACTGTACACTTAATCCAACACTCAGAGTTGAGATAAAAGTGAATGCGTTGCCTTAACCAATCAATCCAGTCGGGATTAAAGGACAGATTCAACATATTTCACATCTGTCTTAAAGCAACAGTCACATGCACACATTAAAACTGGTTCTGTTAGCTGTCAGTGCTCCATTGTAAGTGTGTTTCCAACATTAGTCATGTCTCCATATTACTCACAGTACTCCCacgaaaatgtatttattacattttatattacaTTCCTACATACTTGGTACATTTTCCACATAATGCGGCATATGTATTTCAGAAACTTTTGACCTGTTGGGATTTTCCACACGATACAgaaagtgaaaaacagaaaatatctgttgatgtcagaggtcagaggagaatggccagacttcTCCAAGCTCATGAAAGCAACTGTAGCTCATATAAACACTCACTACAACCAACTTGTGCAGAAAAGGCTTTCTACATGCACCAAATATGGAACTTTAAAGCAGATgagcaacagcagcaaaaaacCACACTGTGTGCAGCTGGGtgtcctgtcagctaagaacagaaaactgaggctacagttcacacagtCTCACCAAAATTGGAGAGTAGTAGACTGGGTAAACATTGTCTGgtcaatttctgctgcaaaattCAAaagtagggtcagaatttgggataaaaaaaaatgacagcatgGATCCATGCTTCCTGATGGTGGTGGGGATGCAATGGTATAgggcagcggtctccaacccccGGAGTCGTTTGGCACTGGGGTGCGAGAGTTGATGTtctggtgtgaaatttatggttttctgggtttttattggtttttaccgttattttattttttattatttttatcgttaactcgttTTCCCTGAGTCTTTTCCTgtctgttatgaataaatcttctttttttggtaccagtactggttttattttgttgtatttatccacaacACCTTTAAAACATTGTTATAATATATTGGCATAAACCGTTCCGTGgggcaaaaaaggttggggactgctggtgTAGGGGATATCTCAGATTATACCAAATTGGTTTCCAGAACAATGGTCTCCACAGCCATCAGATTCcagtccaacagagcaccttgaGGATTTACTGAAACaaaagattcacatcatggatgtgcaaccCACAACTCTCCACCAACTGTGCAATAACAGAATGTCTGAGgattgtttccagcaccttgttgagtcTGTGCCATGGCCAAATGTGTGCCAAATGAGCACTGCACCTGGCCAGGTGAATCTGGAAGTTCGGATGTTCATCCCTCACACATCACAATGCCACTCATTTATTAGAACATGACTAATGTACCGTGAAAAGCCCTCAGACGTCAGCAACAACTACAGGGTATACTGGTAGTCTAAGGGCAAAGACATGGCCCATCAAAACAGCATGTCCCTGATTGATAATGCAGCCAAGAACCTTTTCATCAGCTTCTTAATCCTCCCAAGCCCGCACCCTTAACTGGCTGGTTTTTTAATGTGCAAAAGAATTTGtggtgcagtgtgtgtgcagccatGTTTTACGTAGATTTACaacaaaacaggacaaaaagaaaagctctGATTAAACTATTACAGTAAGCAGCAGCATTTTTCTCCAAAACCATCATACTGATTTCCCCTCTGCCTGGTCTCTGTGTATTTCTTGAGGGCTGATGCATACAAGTAACAGTTTAGATAGTTTAATTTCTTCCAGCTGGGTGAAACTCCCCCACCTCCTCGTTTCAGTCCAGTGCAGGATACAAAGGATTGAAAACTGTTTTTGGTGTAAATCTGTCCCTGCGTGTCAGTCTTGCTGTTTTTGTCATCCTGCCTACAGCTTAGTGTCAGAGTGCACATTGTTGCCCTCTAAGGTTAGCTTGCTCACTAGCTTCACTAACTAAACTGGGTGTGTGAGCGGCAAGCCACTAGTTGCTGGTCCTTTTGTTTGTGGTCTTCTTACAGCTTTCCTGCATATCTCAGGGATTACAGTTCAGCTGGTTTAGGTATACCGATGCAGCTGGGGAGGTTTTTGGCTCAGAGGAAGCTGCTGGTTTCTCAGTGTTTATTGCAAAGAGAACATTATTCATTGCATCCTTGAACAGTTTAATGAATAATTGCGCAGAAAGTTGTGGAGATTACAACTTTCTCAAGTGGAAACGATAACAGAGACTCTTCAAGTAGTGATATTGAGCAAGAACAGGATTCCTAAACAATCAGCAAGTTAAGACGTATTCTTGGCACCTATTCCGATGTTAATAACCCCTCTCTATGTTTGCTCTTGCCCACACAATGTGTGCACATTCTTGTGCAAACAGGCTGTGGGCTTAAAACCCTTATTGCAAAATATTAAGTTATAGTGCCAAACTCTCATAAGAAACAGAGCCAGTGTGTGCACACGGACACTGCCAGGTTGTGTCACACACAACACTGACTCCTGGTTCAGAAAGACTTTTGTATCCTAAATGCAAGTGACGGGAAACTAAAGGCCCATCACTTGCACGTTTTGGTGTGAAATGACATGTTAcagtcacaaatacacaaacacaattaaagttttcatcattttcatgAAAGTGTTTGATTTGATTCCAAAATCAGTTCCCCAGAACTGACTCAAGATTCACTAATTTATCAAATTTCAAGGATTACAAATAATtcatcataaataaaattttacaccCCAGCAGAATCCTTGTTGGAAACTGTAAAAATCTGGAGTCTTGCACATGCTGCAGAAAAAGACAGTCGTATCATCCTTGGGGGAAGATGCCGAAACTGCTGAAAGAAAAGAACCAGAATTGTCCAGACGTAGAGATTGGAGGGGAAATAGTTCAAAACCGGTGTGAAAAAATATCTATTCTGTTCAGTAAATCTGGCTTTACTCTTTgtaatacagtggcttgcaaaagtatttggcccccttgaacttaaaatcatacatgattccaaacatttttttacaaataaataactgcaaagtggggtgtgcgtaattattcagccccctttggtctgagtgcagtcagttgcacatagacattgcctgatgagtgctaatgactaaatagcatgcacctgtgtgtaatctaatgtcagtacaaatacagctgctctgtgacggcctcagaggttgtctaagagaatattgggagcaacaacaccatgaagtccaaagaacacaccagacaggtcaaggataaagttattgagaaatttaaagcaggcttaggctacaaaaagatttcccaagccttgaacatcccacggagcactgttcaagccatcattcagaaatggaaggagtatggcacaactgtaaccctaccaagacaaggccgtccacctaaactcacaggctgaacaaggagagcgctgatcagaaatgcagccaagaggcccatggtgactgtggacgagctgcagagatctacagctcaggtggggaaatctgtccataggacagcCATAAGTTTGCCTTTTTGGAGttgcaagaagaaagccattgttaacagaaaaccatgaGAAGTccagtttgcagtttgccacaagccatgtgggggacacagcaaacgtggaagaaggtgctctggtcagatgagaccaaaatggaagtttttggccaaaatgcgaaatgctatgtgtggcggaaaactaacactgcacatcactctgaacacaccatccccactttcaaatatggtggtggcagcatcctgctctgggggtgcttctcttcagcagggacagggaagctggtcagagttgatgggaagatggatggagccaaatacagggcaatcttggaagaaaacctcttggagtctgcaaaagacttgagactggggcggaggttcaccttccagcaggacaacgaccctaaacataaagccagggcaacaatggaatggtttaaaacaaaacatatccatgtgttagaatggcccagtcaaagtccagatctaaatccaattgagaatctgtggcaaaatctgaaaactgctgttcacaaacgctgcccatctaatctgactgagctggagctgttttgcaaagaagaatgggcagggatttcagtctctagatgtgcaaagctggtagagacagaccctaaaagactggcagctggaattgcagcaaaaggtggttctacaaagtattgactcagcgggctgaataattacgcacaccccactttgcagttatttgtaaaaaatgtttggaatcatgtatgattttcattccacttctcacgtgtacaccactgtgttggtctttcacgtggaattccaataaaactgattcatgtttgtggctgtaatgtgacaaaatgtggaaaagttcaagccACTGTAATTACTGAGGCAGAGTGGCTTTAAGCTCGGGCTGGCATCCCTGAAGGATTTATGAAAATATTCATACAATCATTTACACAGATATaaacaaaatttaaataaaaccatGGAAAACTTTCAACATTATTTGTGCTCTTAACGTTCCTCCCCAGTGAATAAACTTCATTATGAGAGCTTTTAATCACACAAATGTCTGTGATCACCTTGTTAAGAGCCACTACTTAATTGAGCAGCTGAGCTTCAGTCAGTGCTGGGTTGCTGCATTACTGCAGTGAGTAAAATCACGGCTTCGTTTATTACCTGCCACAACACTTACCTGCTCTTTCTTGTTGTGCAGGAATCTGTGGATCAGCGGTCTGGATACTGTGGTGAGCAATCAGAAATACTGAGTGAGTGTAAATATATTGTCTGGTTTGATGTCTCAAATCAACAAATTTGCTAAAAAATTTCAAAGTTCGGATTTAATGCTGACAGACAAAGAACTCCTCAGTTTAACTGCGCATTTATTGGATGTAGCAATACTGCTTCGCGTCCTCTCGTCATAAGTTACTGATACACTGGTTttagagagattttttttatttaaattggaCCTCTTCtgttcatttcctgtttcatatgttcttattcttggactctctaaagtagctttgcatgattcacagcttAAAACAATTCTTGTTTATCACACTTGGATTTAAAACAGAGCGAAAGTAGTGAGATCAAGATTTAATGAAAGAAAGTACCATCCCTCCATAACTGGGAGAGCCTACAAGCTTTAATATTGTCCAGATCTGAACTCCAactggaaaaacagaaagactaACCTTCATCTCTGAGTTCAACCACTGTTATCAGCAGCTTAACAATACGCATTGCAGACACTGGCACACTCTAGAGACTGAAGCATTGCTGAGTGCTGATACTGGAGCAACTTCCCGTCTTATTATTTTAAGGAGCTCAGACAGTTAGGGATCATCTTGTCAATATTGTTCAAATAAACTGAACGATGTTTCAGATGTATTTTACTCATCCACACAGTGGAAAGACGTCGCCTGTTAAACAGTTCACAAACTTCAACACAACATGAGTTATTTGTGTGCTTAAATACACCGGTGGTCAACCTTTACTGGACACACAAAGAGAGCACTTAAACAAACAAGAAGAATTAGATAGCCAAACACTATTATGAGGCTAAACACAGCTCTCCTCCCACCCTACATTTTACTG
This window encodes:
- the LOC106676255 gene encoding C-C motif chemokine 25, which translates into the protein MKFHAFVFMLLFLCTYLSLAQGSYANCCLGYVREIKKKRNLVSYTMQETDGDCNIRAVLFKWKKREQPVCANPNDHWVQREMRRLDLMHG